In Primulina eburnea isolate SZY01 chromosome 5, ASM2296580v1, whole genome shotgun sequence, a single window of DNA contains:
- the LOC140831600 gene encoding small ribosomal subunit protein eS30z/eS30y/eS30x: MGKVHGSLARAGKVRGQTPKVAKQDKKKKPRGRAHKRMQYNRRFVTAVVGFGKKRGPNSSEK; this comes from the exons ATGG GTAAGGTTCATGGATCGCTGGCACGTGCTGGAAAGGTGAGAGGACAGACGCCGAAGGTGGCGAAGCAAGACAAGAAGAAGAAGCCACGTGGCCGTGCTCACAAGCGTATGCAATACAACCGCCGTTTCGTCACTGCTG TTGTTGGCTTTGGAAAGAAGAGGGGGCCCAATTCGTCTGAGAAGTAA
- the LOC140832315 gene encoding deoxyhypusine synthase-like, with product MSANQMDSVRQAVFKHSVSMEGASEIVGYDFNKGVNYPELIKSLVSTGFQAANLGDAVRIVNEMLDWRLSNETPTKDCSEMERDPAFRESVRCKVFLGFTSNLISSGIRETIRYLLQHRMVDVVVTTAGGVEEDLVKCLAPTFKGDFALPGALLRSKGLNRIGNLLVPNDNYCKFEDWIIPIFDQMLDEQKLQNVLWTPSKVIARLGKEINDEHSYLYWAYKNNIPIFCPGLTDGSLGDMLYFHSYKHAHGGLVIDIVQDIRAMDDEAVYSGLRKTGIILLGGGLPKHHICNANMMRNGADFAVFINTAQEFDGSDSGARPDEAVSWGKIRVSAKSVKVHCDATIAFPLLVAETFAAKQKLI from the exons ATGTCGGCGAACCAGATGGATTCGGTGCGACAGGCGGTTTTCAAACACTCCGTTTCAATGGAGGGGGCTTCAGAGATCGTGGGCTACGATTTCAACAAAGGAGTGAACTACCCGGAGCTCATCAAATCACTGGTCTCTACCGGATTCCAGGCCGCTAATCTCGGGGACGCAGTCCGAATAGTTAATGAAATG CTAGATTGGAGGCTTTCGAATGAGACTCCGACTAAGGATTGCAGTGAAATGGAAAGAGACCCGGCTTTTAGGGAGTCGGTGAGATGTAAGGTGTTTCTTGGTTTCACTTCAAATCTCATTTCCTCTGGCATTCGGGAGACAATTCGGTATCTTCTTCAGCATCGCATG GTCGATGTAGTGGTAACCACGGCTGGTGGTGTGGAGGAGGACCTTGTGAAGTGCCTTGCTCCCACATTCAAAGGCGACTTTGCTCTTCCCGGAGCTCTTCTTCGTTCAAAAGGCTTGAACCGCATCGGCAATTTGTTGGTTCCTAACGACAACTACTGTAAATTTGAGGATTGGATCATTCCAATTTTCGACCAGATGTTAGATGAACAAAAACTACAG AATGTACTCTGGACACCATCTAAAGTGATTGCTCGACTGGGCAAAGAAATCAATGATGAGCACTCATACTTGTACTGGGCATACAag AACAACATACCCATCTTCTGCCCCGGGTTAACCGATGGTTCGCTGGGCGATATGTTATACTTCCACTCGTATAAGCATGCGCATGGTGGCCTGGTGATTGACATTGTGCAAG ATATTCGAGCCATGGATGATGAGGCAGTCTATTCTGGTCTGAGGAAGACGGGTATAATACTTCTCGGAGGAGGTTTGCCCAAGCATCATATATGCAACGCAAATATGATGCGAAACGGAGCCGATTTTGCTGTCTTTATCAACACTGCACAAGAGTTCGATGGAAGTGATTCAGGTGCTCGTCCCGACGAAGCCGTGTCTTGGGGCAAAATTCGAGTTTCAGCCAAGTCTGTGAAG GTACATTGCGATGCAACCATTGCCTTCCCTCTCCTAGTGGCCGAAACATTTGCAGCAAAGCAAAAGCTGATATGA
- the LOC140832316 gene encoding cation-dependent phenylpropanoid and flavonoid 8-O-methyltransferase 1-like: protein MEADILMDVGLLRNYDLYQYLLETSVYPREADYLKEIRALTSTHPMAVMGTNPDSGQLMALLLKLINAKRTIEIGVFTGYSLLLTALTIPEDGKITAIDLDRSSYEIGLPIIKKAGVGHKIDFIESAALPVLEKLLEDHDNHGTFDFAFVDADKHNYVEYHEKLLGLLKPGGIVIYDNTLWAGTVTMPEDSVPPVLLPFRKPVMELNKYLAADARIQICQVPVGDGMTICRRL, encoded by the exons ATGGAAGCTGATATCTTGATGGATGTTGGATTGTTGCGAAACTATGATTTGTATCAG TATTTGCTGGAGACTAGCGTGTATCCACGTGAAGCAGATTATCTGAAAGAGATAAGAGCTCTCACCTCCACTCATCCCAT GGCCGTGATGGGTACAAATCCTGATTCCGGTCAACTGATGGCCTTGCTCTTGAAGCTCATCAATGCCAAAAGAACTATTGAAATCGGAGTTTTTACCGGATATTCTCTTCTTCTAACTGCACTCACCATTCCCGAAGATGGGAAg ATCACGGCCATCGATCTGGATCGAAGCTCTTACGAGATTGGTTTGCCCATAATCAAAAAGGCCGGTGTCGGACACAAAATAGATTTCATCGAGTCTGCGGCTCTTCCAGTGCTCGAAAAACTCTTGGAAGAT CATGACAATCACGGAACATTCGACTTTGCTTTCGTCGATGCGGATAAACATAATTACGTGGAGTACCATGAAAAGCTGTTGGGACTTCTGAAACCCGGCGGGATTGTGATATACGACAACACGCTCTGGGCAGGAACGGTGACGATGCCGGAGGATTCTGTTCCACCGGTTTTGTTACCGTTTCGGAAACCTGTGATGGAGTTGAATAAATATCTGGCTGCCGACGCTCGCATACAAATTTGTCAAGTTCCTGTGGGTGATGGAATGACTATATGCCGGCGTTTGTAA
- the LOC140831876 gene encoding 1-aminocyclopropane-1-carboxylate synthase 7-like, whose product MVAESERYLSVGLSKVAVSETHGEDSPYFAGWKAYDENPYDELRDSAGVIQMGLAENQVSFDMVEKYLENNPAKIGNETSTFRENALFQDYRGLKSFRKAMASFMEQIRGGRAKFDPEKIVLTAGATAANELLTFILADPGEALLIPTPYYPGFDRDLRWRTGVNIIPIHSKSSNNFKITQESLESAYNEAMSKNMKVRGVLITNPSNPLGATITRPVLEGILEFVTSKNIHLVSDEIYSGSAFSSDEFVSISEILEARKYQESERVHIVYSLSKDLGLPGFRVGTIYSYNDHVVKTARRMSSFTLISSQTQQFLASMLSDRQFTENYIKTNRERLKKRQQMIVSVLENSGIQCLKGNAGLFCWMNLSPLLEECTKEQELDLWKLILHEVKLNISPGSSCHCSEPGWFRVCFANMSERTLEVALKRIHDFMTSRKLIKRIDGQ is encoded by the exons ATGGTGGCGGAGAGTGAACGTTACTTGTCTGTTGGATTATCAAAAGTTGCTGTATCAGAAACACACGGTGAAGATTCGCCATATTTTGCTGGTTGGAAAGCTTATGATGAAAATCCTTATGACGAATTGCGCGATTCCGCCGGAGTTATACAGATGGGACTCGCAGAAAATCAA GTTTCATTTGATATGGTAGAGAAATACCTGGAAAATAATCCAGCAAAAATAGGAAACGAAACTTCCACCTTTAGGGAGAATGCGCTATTTCAAGATTATCGTGGGCTGAAATCTTTCAGAAAG GCAATGGCAAGCTTTATGGAACAGATTCGAGGGGGAAGAGCGAAATTCGACCCCGAAAAAATTGTTTTAACAGCGGGAGCAACAGCAGCAAATGAGTTGCTAACTTTCATTTTAGCTGATCCAGGAGAGGCTTTGCTTATTCCAACTCCTTACTATCCAgg GTTTGACAGGGATTTAAGGTGGAGAACTGGTGTAAATATAATCCCAATTCATAGTAAAAGCTCAAACAATttcaaaataactcaagaatctTTAGAATCTGCATACAACGAAGCCATGTCAAAGAACATGAAAGTTAGAGGAGTGCTCATAACAAATCCTTCAAACCCTTTGGGTGCGACGATTACACGACCAGTTCTAGAAGGGATTCTTGAATTTGTTACGAGTAAAAACATCCATCTTGTCTCGGATGAAATCTACTCAGGATCAGCATTCTCTTCCGACGAATTTGTCAGCATTTCTGAAATTCTCGAGGCGAGAAAATACCAAGAATCCGAAAGGGTTCACATCGTTTATAGCCTTTCCAAAGATTTAGGTCTTCCAGGTTTTAGGGTTGGCACCATTTATTCTTACAACGACCATGTCGTGAAAACCGCAAGAAGAATGTCTAGTTTCACTTTGATTTCTTCACAAACTCAACAGTTTCTTGCTTCAATGCTTTCGGATAGGCAGTTCACAGAAAATTACATTAAAACGAACAGGGAAAGGTTGAAAAAGAGGCAGCAAATGATTGTTTCGGTGTTGGAAAATTCCGGGATCCAGTGTTTGAAAGGGAATGCTGGATTGTTCTGTTGGATGAATCTGAGCCCTTTGTTGGAGGAGTGTACAAAAGAACAAGAACTAGATTTGTGGAAACTAATATTGCATGAAGTGAAATTGAATATATCTCCGGGATCTTCTTGCCATTGTTCGGAGCCTGGATGGTTTCGGGTTTGCTTCGCAAATATGAGTGAACGCACACTCGAAGTTGCACTCAAAAGAATCCATGATTTTATGACTAGTAGAAAACTTATCAAGAGAATTGATGGACAATAA